A genomic window from Camarhynchus parvulus chromosome 27, STF_HiC, whole genome shotgun sequence includes:
- the DBF4B gene encoding protein DBF4 homolog B produces MASAASPRPLRGQSFYLDLPSGRSARDLAEAIGRLGGVTESFLSKEITCVVSSSREAKRGQPRAREEKQNNPTAESTKSTSSVPAAPKGTPTRAHQKPPYTALLSRGKELLNKAMKNQDTCSGSSILANARLWGVQILHVDEMLSYAQQLLRAISGARKQCQKTEVKCPASRSKIHKGKLKPPFLKVEDQSRQFRPFHHQFQSFPALNFLAPKSSSPFEPLKILSDSCQARGAEGCALHSTGGKSPRSTHVTVPRKRRGFCECCQETFEELQKHLLSPQHQRFAQDSSQYIPVDRVISQLTNSFVEGSAKVPWSCLADERVVPQAHSTGGMKLLPAELGREGEQPEQDAVELITDTELDHGLKTQGNSPCLPRGRVTDPRGGGDLSKHSSLQLPRGAGLSRGVCAAHGALGEAGLGASGLGLAPELGWGPRAAPTPVREAMASSCEPVSHPPQAQAASRKRQLCSRPSSQVAKRPRLELGSGLSPLGEQMELVGGGMGAQRAGQVSEPALPLGTELSSRPHSSLALDLCLCESPGDPVSQPGSPGAVAAGWDAGEAAAASTVSEHGWSRDRSQGKQHRGDSDSTPRDGNRPALEGKTSRTSCPAGCLPSPALPVAAARCCCSVRAAEAAAPGAPGLLPPAPQGPEAAPGFSRSSSRSDWDVQLLPSLPGVQGCRFPAVDRDLLQQPQGRVRDSGYESQLCSVLREAELDKSCRNCCTETRGASLPILGTLFGS; encoded by the exons ATGGCCAGCGCGGCCTCCCCTCGGCCCCTCCGCGGACAGTCCTTCTACCTGGACCTGCCGAGCGGCCGCAGCGCCCGGGACCTGGCGGAGGCCATCGGGCGGCTCGGTGGG GTGACAGAAAGCTTCCTCAGCAAAGAAATCACCTGTGTGgtgtccagcagcagagaggccaAGAggggccagcccagggctcgGGAGGAGAAGCAGAACAACCCAACTGCAGAAAGCACAAAATCCACCAGCTCAGTGCCTGCTGCCCCCAAAGGAACCCCAACCAGAGCTCACCAGAAGCCACCATACACT gcactgctgagcagggggaaggagctgctgaacAAGGCCATGAAGAACCAG GAcacctgcagtggcagcagcatccTCGCCAACGCTCGCCTGTGGGGAGTCCAGATCCTGCATGTGGATG AAATGCTGTCCtatgcccagcagctgctgcgAGCCATCTCAGGAGCAAGGAAGCAGTGCCAGAAGACAGAG GTGAAATGCCCTGCCTCCAGATCCAAAATTCACAAAG GAAAATTGAAGCCCCCTTTCCTGAAAGTTGAAGACCAGAGCAG GCAATTCAGGCCCTTCCATCACCAGTTCCAAAGCTTTCCTGCCCTCAACTTCCTGGCACCCAAAAGCTCCAGCCCATTTGAGCCTCTGAAAATCCTCTCCGATTCCTGCCAAGCCAG GGGTGCtgagggctgtgccctgcacagcactgggggGAAGAGCCCTCGTTCCACACACGTCACCGTGcccaggaaaaggagggggTTTTGTGAGTGCTGCCAAGAGACCTttgaagagctgcagaag CATCTCCTGAGCCCCCAGCACCAGAGGTTTGCCCAGGACAGCTCCCAGTACATCCCTGTGGATCGTGTCATCTCCCAGCTCACCAACAGCTTCGTGGAGGGCTCAGCCAA GGTGCCCTGGTCCTGCCTGGCAGATGAACGTGTAGTGCCTCAagcacacagcactggaggaatgaagctgctgccagcagagctgggaagggaaggggagcagcctgagcaggaTGCTGTGGAACTGATAACAGATACAGAGCTGGATCATGGCCTGAAGACCCAGGGAAAttccccctgcctgcccaggggcagggTCACAGATCCCAGAGGAGGAGGGGACTTGTcaaagcacagctccctgcagctgccaaggggagcagggctcagcagaggggtctgtgctgctcatggtgccctgggggaggctgggctgggggcttcaGGTTTAGGTTTGgctcctgagctgggctgggggcctCGTGCAGCACCCACTCCTGTCAGAGAGGCAATGGCTTCTTCATGTGAACCTGTCAGCCACCCTCCCCAagcccaggctgcctccagGAAGCgccagctgtgctccagacccAGCTCCCAGGTGGCAAAGaggcccaggctggagctgggttcTGGCCTGTCCCCCCTGGGTGAGCAGATGGAGCTGGTGGGTGGTGGGATGGGGGCGCAGCGGGCAGGGCAGGTgtctgagccagccctgcccctgggcacagagctctccagcAGACCTCACAGCTCCCTTGCTTTGGATCTGTGCCTGTGTGAGAGCCCTGGGGaccctgtgtcccagccaggatccccaggagcagtggctgcaggctgggatgctggggaggcagctgcagccagcactgtcAGCGAGCacggctggagcagggacaggtcCCAAGGGAAGCAGCAccgaggggacagtgacagcacacccagggatgggaacaggcCTGCTCTGGAGGGCAAAACGAGCAGGAccagctgccctgctggctgcctgccctCTCCCGCACTGCCCGTGGCTGCAGCCAGATGTTGCTGCTCTGtcagggcagcagaagcagcagcccctggagcccccGGCCTCCTCCCGCCTGCTCCCCAGGGCCCCGAGGCTGCTCCCGGCTTCAGCAGGAGCTCCTCGCGGTCAGactgggatgtgcagctgctccccagcctcccGGGTGTCCAGGGCTGCAGGTTTCCAGCTGTGGACAGGGatttgctgcagcagccccagggcagggtgagggacAGCGGCTACgagtcccagctctgctccgTGCTCAGGGAGGCGGAGCTGGAcaagagctgcaggaactgctGCACTGAGACCCGAGGAGCCTCTCTCCCCATACTTGGAACGTTGTTTGGCAGCTAA
- the CCDC43 gene encoding coiled-coil domain-containing protein 43, whose amino-acid sequence MAAPGGAGAAPMAMAMPIPAPILLPEPPPFPAWLAARLDALGLDRAVYGAYIEGLLREEESDEERLEALRAVLAACLEEDLLNDVCREVVERWSDSQVVDSKEEKEDEVQAIASMMEKQARIVVKPKEVSQEEKQRKAALLAQYANVTDEEDGGDEQDGLTTAVNIGSEKSLFRNTNVEDVLNARKLERELLRDEFQKKKEQDKLQREKDKLAKQERKEKEKKRTQKGERKR is encoded by the exons atggcggcgcccggcggggcgggcgcggcgccgATGGCGATGGCGATGCCGATCCCGGCCCCCATCCTgctcccggagccgccgcccTTCCCGGCGTGGCTCGCAGCGCGGCTGGACGCGCTGGGGCTGGACCGCGCCGTCTACGGCGCCTACATCGAGGGGCTGCTGCGGGAGGAGGAGAGCGACGAGGAGCGGCTGGAGGCGCTGCGGGCCGTGCTGGCCGCCTGCCTG GAAGAAGATCTCTTGAATGATGTGtgcagggaggttgtggagaGGTGGTCTGACTCCCAGGTCGTTGATTccaaagaggagaaagaag ATGAGGTCCAGGCCATTGCCAGCATGATGGAGAAGCAGGCCAGGATAGTGGTGAAGCCCAAggaggtgtcccaggaggagaagcagaggaaggCTGCGCTCCTGGCCCAGTATGCCAACGTGACTGACGAGGAGGA TGGTGGGGATGAACAGGATGGATTGACGACAGCTGTAAATATTGGATCAGAAAAAT CGCTGTTCAGAAACACCAACGTGGAGGATGTGCTGAATGCCAGGAAGCTGGAGCGGGAGCTGCTGCGGGATGAGttccagaagaagaaagagcaggATAAACTGCAGAGGGAGAAGGACAAGCTGGCcaagcaggagaggaaggagaaggagaagaaacgAACACAGAAAGGCGAGCGGAAGCGGTAG